From Triticum urartu cultivar G1812 chromosome 2, Tu2.1, whole genome shotgun sequence, a single genomic window includes:
- the LOC125540187 gene encoding 3-oxoacyl-[acyl-carrier-protein] synthase 3 B, chloroplastic — protein sequence MVAASGIAPPRAAAALPCTRARGGHRPGFLRSPPLTASVAAQLRCCASAVDDSVVAPAAPRPRLPRVVGMGSKLIGSGSATPSLCISNDDLSKFVETSDEWIAARTGIRNRRVLSGGETLGGLSVKAAQRALEMAQVRPEDVDLVLFCTSTPDDLFGGAGRVLAEVGCTNAFGFDITAACSGFIVGLITATRFIKGGGIQNVLVVGADALSQYVDWTDRGTCILFGDAAGAVLVQSCNADEDGLLGFCVQSDGHGQKHLHCSSSNADSILSKTNGVPGFPPKKTNFSCIEMNGKEVFRFAVRCVPQSIEKALEEAGLPASSIDWLLLHQANQRIIDAAASRLSIPSEKVISNLANYGNTSAASIPLALDEAVRGGKVKAGDIIAASGFGAGLTWGSAIVKWG from the exons ATGGTCGCCGCCTCCGGCATCGCGCCGCCGCGGGCCGCGGCCGCCCTCCCCTGCACGCGCGCGCGCGGAGGGCACCGCCCCGGCTTCCTCCGATCCCCTCCGCTCACGGCCTCCGTGGCGGCGCAGCTGCGGTGCTGCGCCTCCGCCGTCGACGACAGCGTCGTCGCCCCGGCCGCGCCCAGGCCCCGCCTCCCCAG GGTGGTTGGCATGGGCTCAAAGCTCATCGGAAGCGGATCGGCCACTCCATCACTTTGTATTTCAAATGACGACCTTTCAAAATTTGTTGAAACGTCCGATGAATGGATCGCGGCGCGGACCGGGATTCGGAACAGGCGGGTTCTTTCAG GAGGCGAAACACTGGGAGGGCTTTCAGTAAAGGCAGCACAAAGGGCACTTGAGATGGCCCAAGTAAGACCTGAAGATGTTGACCTTGTTCTCTTTTGCACATCTACTCCAGACGATCTCTTTGGCGGTGCTGGTCGG GTGCTGGCGGAGGTGGGGTGCACAAATGCATTTGGCTTTGATATCACTGCTGCCTGTAGTGGGTTCATTGTTGGTTTAATTACAGCTACTCGTTTTATCAAAG GTGGAGGTATTCAAAATGTCCTTGTAGTTGGGGCAGATGCTCTTTCGCAATATGTGGATTGGACAGATAGAGGTACATGCATCCTCTTTGGTGATGCTGCTGGTGCTGTTTTGGTCCAG TCATGCAATGCTGATGAAGATGGCTTGCTAGGTTTTTGTGTGCAAAGCGATGGCCATGGGCAAAA GCACCTGCATTGTTCATCATCGAACGCTGACTCAATCTTATCCAAGACCAATGGTGTCCCTGGCTTCCCACCGAAGAAGACCAACTTTTCTTGCATCGAAATGAACGGAAAGGAGGTTTTCCGCTTTGCTGTACGTTGTGTCCCACAGTCCATCGAGAAGGCGCTAGAGGAGGCCGGCCTACCTGCCTCCAGTATAGATTGGCTGTTGCTTCACCAA GCTAACCAGCGGATCATCGATGCTGCTGCCAGTCGGTTATCTATCCCATCGGAAAAAGTCATCTCAAACCTTGCTAATTACGGCAACACCAGTGCGGCATCCATTCCATTAGCACTGGACGAGGCTGTTCGTGGCGGGAAGGTGAAGGCGGGCGACATCATCGCAGCATCTGGCTTCGGAGCTGGACTCACCTGGGGTTCGGCTATCGTCAAATGGGGTTAA
- the LOC125540186 gene encoding uncharacterized protein LOC125540186, giving the protein MRIARLALQIRSLLTGSPSPRKPFLYRHVSSFPKWDCTPASNRSWHSREIDVKDLEDPISFYRRNPIFDNILTNKLVGRPTSKKDKTKINEFRAKICRMDQEMLSELAAFGIRSLATGVLRHHVGGIHLGDAVNLSNLRICKSSGEWILLNTMPKEPMETLTLKHRSEDWIVIRKLVEDVVEAVCGSQIVYPVDFQHWLDQLAKPNPRIFLILYHTVFLRLNPRFYYHIQMDQFLRKEPNYIKHNLINEPELIEMLRNLGDLRGLLSFAEMHELLKSCMDHYDRAEPTAASESKSKSGAVAATATPTTASKRRGNKSKTVKLNATSTATNAACQGLSQSPVALRKGHKHFKGGKTATTIKNATNSAGKTQASIASGQTVYEQERLDGGRNLVAINRNGPIHGCQQSFKFFEFTDRSMLNRQAIIQLLYFIFLPFDHTALELFYKKNIHPALDMEGLFGETPATWRAAIKQQQDDDILVEQATKAEI; this is encoded by the exons ATGAGGATTGCTCGGTTGGCGCTCCAGATCCGATCATTGCTTACAGGCAGCCCAAGTCCTCGGAAACCTTTTCTGTATCGGCATGTCTCAAGCTTTCCTAAATGGGACTGCACTCCAGCAAGCAATAGAAG CTGGCACTCAAGGGAAATAGATGTTAAAGATCTCGAAGATCCAATCAGCTTTTACCGGAGAAACCCAATCTTCGATAACATTCTGACAAACAAGCTTGTTGGGAGACCAACAAGCAAGAAAGATAAGACAAAGATCAATGAGTTTCGTGCAAAGATATGTCGGATGGATCAAGAGATGCTTTCAGAATTGGCTGCATTCGGGATCAGGTCATTAGCAACAGGGGTTCTGAGACATCACGTTGGGGGTATCCATTTAGGCGATGCTGTGAATCTGTCCAACTTAAGGATATGTAAATCTTCTGGGGAGTGGATTTTGCTAAACACAATGCCGAAGGAACCAATGGAAACTCTCACTTTGAAGCATAGATCTGAGGATTGGATTGTGATAAGGAAGCTTGTCGAGGATGTTGTAGAGGCTGTCTGTGGATCTCAGATTGTCTATCCAGTAGACTTTCAGCATTGGTTGGATCAATTAGCAAAACCAAATCCAAGGATATTCCTGATATTATATCATACTGTTTTCCTGAGATTGAACCCTAGGTTTTACTATCACATTCAGATGGATCAGTTTCTAAGGAAGGAACCAAACTACATCAAACATAATCTCATTAATGAACCTGAGCTGATTGAAATGCTGCGCAATCTTGGTGATCTGAGGGGTTTGCTCAGTTTCGCTGAAATGCACGAATTGCTGAAGTCATGTATGGACCACTATGATCGAGCTGAGCCAACTGCTGCAAGTGAATCAAAGAGCAAAAGTGGAGCTGTAGCAGCAACTGCAACCCCAACAACTGCCTCCAAGAGAAGAGGGAACAAAAGCAAAACAGTAAAACTCAATGCGACAAGCACAGCAACTAATGCTGCATGTCAAGGTCTGTCTCAGTCTCCTGTTGCTCTTCGGAAGGGCCACAAACATTTCAAGGGTGGTAAAACTGCAACAACGATAAAAAATGCAACTAATTCTGCAGGCAAGACTCAAGCATCGATAGCATCAGGCCAGACTGTTTATGAACAGGAAAGACTCGATGGCGGGCGGAACTTGGTCGCAATTAACCGCAATGGTCCAATTCATGGCTGTCAACAATCTTTCAAGTTCTTCGAATTTACAGACAGATCAATGCTGAATAGGCAGGCAATTATCCAGTTGCTCTACTTTATATTTCTCCCTTTTGACCATACCGCTCTGGAGCTATTCTACAAGAAGAATATTCACCCAGCTCTTGACATGGAGGGTCTTTTTGGAGAGACACCTGCCACATGGAGAGCAGCAATCAAGCAGCAACAGGATGATGACATACTCGTAGAGCAAGCAACCAAGGCTGAGATCTGA